From the genome of Bos javanicus breed banteng chromosome 23, ARS-OSU_banteng_1.0, whole genome shotgun sequence:
atataagttattagtgcgtgtgtgtgcaggtgCTCACACAtgttgggtggggctggggtgggcagagTTTAGCTGTGGTCTGTGCAGGAAAGATCTGGAATCTGAAATAACCACAACTGTATTTGGAAGGAGCTGCTCATAAGCCTTTTGATCATAAGTAGCCTCAGGCCAAAGTTACTGCCATACCCCAGAGGATTTTTGACTTCaacttggaattctctagggagAGTTGAAACAGGTGCTTGATCAAAGCTTGGAAGTACGAAGAAGGAGGGTTGGATTAACCACAGTTGCTGCTTTAGAAATGAAAGTGTGAAAGACatacatgttatttatttataataaatgttgGGATATTTAGTTGAAAGGCTTAAGAACCCAAAGGTGGGCATTAGGCCAGGATAAAGCTATTGAGTCCTGGCACTGTGGGCATCGCTACCATGATGCCAAGAACAGAGAGGAGAGAACACGAGCCATAGTGGTAAATGATCCAGCCCAGTGAAGCCACTCCAACTCTTCCTCCTGGcccagaagggagagagaatgtCACAGATGTCTAGAAGGAAAGTGATCTGCAAACAGGGGCTTCAAAATTGGTAAAGGGAATGAAAAGAACTAATTTCAATAACATTCAATAGACCAGAATTCATAGGTATGGCCACATCAGAGACTTGGCAAAGGAGAATCTGGCATTTGAGTTCTGACTACTGCTGAATGACCCTGAGGCTCTAGGACATGGAGCAACTGAAATTTTGCTGAGGGAGGAGCCCGAGTCATGAGTGATGCAAGGCTGAGGTGCATGGCTGAGGCTGAATGAGCCATCTAGGTAGGGAGCTGGCGGCCAAGTGACATCTATACCCCACATCATTTCATTGTTAGCTACTCCTGGTTTACTGTATTCCTGGAACTCTGTCTTAGAAGAGCTGATGAAATGATTCTTCACTGCAGTTTATTTGGGAAAAACAATATGCTGTTTCAATCTTCATGAATTAGGGGATCTGAGAAAGTATTAAATACCCACCCTTTATGATGCATCCTTTGTAAAAACAACATAGATTCTTTCAATCCTCATTAATTTTCAGTTATCTGTTCCTATTGGaatcaaatactttaaaaagcaagtggggtgggaggaagggaagaaggagtgagaaaatgagaagaaatgagtGTGTCTTCATCACGCTGAGTTACAAAgtggtgtgaggtagggatcaACATGGGGCCATTGATGGAAGGACAGCTGTGAACAGAGCCAGTGGAACCTGGGGCCTCTAGCTTTGGAGATCTTCCCCTCCAGGCACCACAGGGCTTTGACTTCAACTCTGACTTGAAAGCTCAGAGTTGTGGGTGCTTCAAGAGGGAAACTAAACAATAGGTTGTCTCTTTTTCCTGATCACTAAAAACAGTTCACAAAAAATGCACCTTATCTTTTTTAGCGCCATCTGCTCGCGGCGCCGCCTCCTGCTCCTCCCGCCGCCGCCCTGAGTCACTGCCTGCGCAGCTCGGGCCGCTGGGCTCCCCGCGCTCGCCACCGATATTTGGCATTTGTACAACATGGCAGACATCGACAACAAAGAACAGTCTGAACTTGATCAAGATTTGGATGATGTTGAAGaagtagaagaagaagaaactggtggagaaacaaaaatcaaagcgcGTCAGCTGACTGTTCAGATGATGCAAAATCCTCAGATTCTTGCAGCCCTTCAAGAAAGACTTGATGGTCTGGTAGAAGCACCAACAGGATACATTGAAAGCTTGCCTAGAGTAGTTAAAAGACGAGTGAATGCTCTCAAAAACCTTCAAGTTAAATGTGCACAGATAGAAGCCAAATTCTATGAGGAAGTTCATGATCTTGAAAGAAAGTATGCTGTTCTTTATCAGCCTCTGTTTGATAAGCGATTTGAGATCATTAATGCCATTTATGAACCTACAGAAGAAGAGTGTGAATGGAAACCAGATGAGGAAGATGAAATTTCGGAGGAGCTAAAAGAAAAGGCCAAGGttgaagatgagaaaaaggatgaagaaaaagaagatccCAAGGGAATTCCTGAGTTTTGGTTGACCGTTTTTAAGAATGTTGACTTGCTCAGTGATATGGTTCAGGAACATGATGAGCCTATTCTGAAGCACTTGAAAGATATTAAAGTGAAGTTCTCAGATGCTGGTCAGCCTATGAGTTTTGTCTTAGAATTTCACTTTGAACCCAATGAATATTTCACAAATGAAGTGTTGACAAAGACATATAGGATGAGGTCAGAACCAGATGATTCTGATCCCTTTTCTTTTGATGGACCAGAAATTATGGGTTGTACAGGGTGCCAGATAGATTGGAAAAAAGGGAAGCATGTCACTTTGAAAACGattaagaaaaagcagaaacacaagGGACGTGGGACAGTTCGTACTGTGACCAAAACAGTTTCTAATgactctttctttaatttttttgcccCTCCTAAAGTTCCTGAGAGTGGAGATCTGGATGATGATTCTGAAGCTATCCTCGCTGCAGACTTTGAAATTGGTCACTTTTTACGTGAGCGTATAATCCCAAGATCAGTGTTATACTTTACTGGAGAAGCTACTGAAGACGATGACGATGATTATGATGAAGAAGGTGAAGAAGCGGATGAGGTAATGTTTACCAAATGAGCAAATAATTCTCTGTTTAACACATTGAGAAGCAATTGAGTGACTTATGTATTCCATTGGTATATTAATTATTCCATGATATGGGATAAAAacgttttttttttggaaaaacgtGGTTTTAGAATTCTACATCCAAGCAATGTATGTATGAGGTTTCAATAAATAAACtgcaaaactcagaaaaaaaaatgcaccttaAATTGTTTTCCCCATAGGCAAGGTCACCTTTACTTAGAACGAATCATTCCATTTCATAACCACAAATGTTCTGCGATTCTGTAGCCTTACTTTCCTAGAACTCCTGTCATCAATGTCTTTCAAGGACACACCTGTCCCTGGCTTTGCTGTGCCCtgcatgcatggtaagtcacttcagtcgtgtcctattctttgcgaccctgtggaggCGCCCCATGCATGCCTAAAAAGGAACCCTTCTTACATGGTGGCATATGCATTTGCTTTATCTACTAGGAATCACTAGTGAATAGGGAGGGAATGTGTAGTGATGAAGGGTTGTTTTAGGCAGACAGACTAGTATTTCCAAAGATTCAGAGGCATgaatgagcagacagtattcagCACAAATAGCTCTTATCTTTCCTATGTTTTTTTGCCTAAAATTTCTTACACTCAAAAACTGGAATTAAAAGACTTAAAATGCAAATGCCTCCTGGAACTGCCCCATCAACAATCCTATTATACGAAATTGTGATAAGTCCATCAGGCAACTGGTATAATGCCAACCCAGTTCTTTCCTGTTCTGTTGGGGAGAGAAGATAAAAGGGTAGTGCCTCAAAGCTACCAAGAAGTGAGGTTATAGACATTGACAAACTTGGCTGACTCTGTACTTGAAAGATTGGTCTATCTCCAAATCATTAACCAAACTGATCAAGTGAATTATAGGCATGcaattattatttcaattttcccCAAGACAAATGCACTTAAAAACTGAATCTTGGTTCCCCCATATAATTAATTGATTTAGGGTTGTTCTCATTATGCTATCCTTTTGATAGTTTCTTGGGAATGACTGGTTTTATGGTCTTATCTAAATTGCAAAGCAAAATTTTGTCAGTTTCCCTTTTAGAcctttagttattattttttattttagcatgTAATTTAATTGAACTTCAAATGGTCTAAAATGATACAGAAGGATTCTTAGATAATAGAAAGCTGTAGTCCGAATATTTctgcctccctcccaactcccaaattcatatttttaaacctaatgcccaatgtgatggtattaggaagtggagcctttgggaggtgattagagAAACGGCCTTTTGATTTACATGTCTATCTCTTATGAGTTTGCTTAAGATGTATGCAGTCCAAATAGGCTGAACCATTCATGGAATATTGACAATACCAGATTCCTGAGTCAAAAAAATGTTGGAGGGCCATTTGTATGAATGCAATAAAGACTTCAACAAAATGTAACCTGGGGATACCTTTGGTTGTTTTCTCTGATAGCATATTTTGGGATCACATGTCCCCTTCTCactgaaaaaataattacataggCAGAGGGTTTAATTAATCCTCAGTGGATCTCATCTGACTAAATATACCTAATAAACAAATAgatgcttgtttttctttcctttcctaagATTGCATTTATTCAATACACAACTCTTTGTAGTTAATTGAATTTCATAATTTATTACAGTTAGTTACAAAAGTtatgttatataatttatatgaattCTATAATACACATTATAACATATAAGTaacagtcatgtgcgactctttgcgaccccagactgtagcccgccaggctcctctgtccatggacttctccaggcaagaaatctggagtgggttgccacttccttctccaggggatcttccctacccaggggttgaacccaagtttTCCTGTATTGTAGACAGATTGTTTTACCGTCTGAGCGAGCAGGAAAGCCTTTagcttatatataatagtatataattatgcgaagtcgctcagtcgtgtccgactctttgcaaccccatagactgtagcctaccaggctcctccctccatgggattctccaggcaagaatactggagtgggttgccatttccttctccaggggaccttcccgacccagggatcgaagccgtccaggcagacgctttaaccgccgagccatcagggaagccccatataattATGAACGATCATCTcatacaataagttaaaaaaaatgcatctccTATAAATCTTCCCTACTCTCAGCTTCTGCTTTTAATAGGTAACCAATCACATAGAGAAGATGCAAAGCCAGGCCCTGAAGGGGTCAAATCCTGTCTACTTCCCTCATGCTCTGATGTACTCACCACAAGTACTCTaaattccttcttcattttctttccctacAGTGAAAACTctccaaagatttttttcttatttttgaactCTCTTCAAGAGAACTTTGTGATAAAGCCTCAGTGCTACTTGTACTGTCCCTTTATTATGTTCCAAGGCCCTGCTCCTGAACTTGTGCGACTCTGCAGAGCTGGCACCCTCTCGCTGCATCAGGCACCCCGCTGGTGCAGCCAATTTTGCAAGAAAGAATTTCAGTGCAAAGGTTCTGCAGACACTGATTGGCTCAGCGTGGGCTCTGCCAAGCCTCGGAGATGAGAAGAGGCAGCCTCCTGTCACCTGAGAGGGAATGAAGAAGAATGAGGCTACTCTCAGAAAGGGAATAATCAGAGTCCACCTCCCTCGCCGCAGAATGGTGAAAGGGTGGGGGCGGTTAGTGAATCAGCTCCTGTCTTTTACTTCTCATAGAAGGTAGGTGTGCTAACCAACCCAAAGTCTGAATTCTTACTGACAGTCCAGATTCAACCAAACCCAAAATCATGCTGAGGACAAATGCTAAGAAGTGCTAGGATCTCCCATcaacagatgtatagaacacatTGTTCTCACATTCACAAGATCAGTGATTCTTTGAACCAAAGGATCCATAGATACGTATTAGGTTAGTGCAAACACAATTGTGGTTTtgaaccatgaattttaaatcattacaactaggctcaaacacatctttattaatgaaattaggaaccattacaatcaacacttttttttttttttttttttgccaatgagaaataagcttggttattcctgtagtgtaaaaacCTGGGCCTtgggatttgatgaactcttggaaagcatcttCTGCCTcatgctggttgtggaagcgtttCACCTGCAAAAAGtggttgagatgcttgaagaagtggtagtcaggtGGTGAGCGCTCAGGTGAATacggcagatgaggcaaaacgtTGTAGCCCAATTCGTTCcatttttgaagcattggttgtatGACGTGAGGTGGGGTGCTGTCGTGcagaagaactgggccctttctgttgaccaatgccagctgcagggGTTGCCGTTTTCAGCGcctctcattgatttgctgagcatacatCTCAGATGTAACGGTTTTagcaggattcagaaagctttaGTGGGTCAGACTGACAGCAGACCatcaaacagtgaccatgaccttatTGTGGTGCacgtttggctttgggaagtgctctgGAGCTTCTCAGCCCAATCACTGAGCTGGGGGTTTCTGGTTGTCGTATAAATTCAATTTTCATTGCACGTCACAATGCAATTGAGAAAtggttgtgtagaataagagaagacatttcaaaatgaagatttttttttttgatttgtggtcagctcgtgaggcacccacttatcatgCTTTTCCaccttttcaattttcttcaaatgctgaaagactgCAGAATGGTGGATGTTGATTTCTTTAGCAacttgtgtagttgtaagaggatcagcttcgatgattactctcaattggtcattgtcaacttcaaATGGCTGGCCACTGTGctcttcatcttcaaggctcttatCTCTTTTGCAAATTTCTtgcaccactgcactgtacattcattagcagtttCTGGGACAAATGCATTGCTGATATtgcgagttgtctctgctgctttagaactcatt
Proteins encoded in this window:
- the LOC133236353 gene encoding nucleosome assembly protein 1-like 1, with product MADIDNKEQSELDQDLDDVEEVEEEETGGETKIKARQLTVQMMQNPQILAALQERLDGLVEAPTGYIESLPRVVKRRVNALKNLQVKCAQIEAKFYEEVHDLERKYAVLYQPLFDKRFEIINAIYEPTEEECEWKPDEEDEISEELKEKAKVEDEKKDEEKEDPKGIPEFWLTVFKNVDLLSDMVQEHDEPILKHLKDIKVKFSDAGQPMSFVLEFHFEPNEYFTNEVLTKTYRMRSEPDDSDPFSFDGPEIMGCTGCQIDWKKGKHVTLKTIKKKQKHKGRGTVRTVTKTVSNDSFFNFFAPPKVPESGDLDDDSEAILAADFEIGHFLRERIIPRSVLYFTGEATEDDDDDYDEEGEEADEVMFTK